In Paenibacillus sp. FSL R7-0345, a single window of DNA contains:
- a CDS encoding acyl-CoA dehydratase activase-related protein, producing MMRIGLDVGSTTAKLVVMERNTIVYQDYVRHFSDIKKAALSLLSDVRDMFPDRKAALAVSGSSGMSLSKLGGIPFVQEVIACTKAISELIPQCDTAIELGGEDAKIIYLNGGIEQRMNTACAGGTGAFIDQMAALLQTDPAGLNLLAGKHERIYPIASRCGVFAKSDVQPLLNEGARREDIAASIFQSIVNQTISGLACGRPIRGRVAFLGGPLTFLPVLRELFAKTLGLKEGEVLFPERSQYFVAIGSALSQAEPLVLPLNDWISRIAAVDFKADRAEDADLPPLFETDADLAEFRQRHGKAAVKRADLADYSGPCYLGIDAGSTTTKLVITGADDQILYTSYGSNKGNPLQSVSDALQEIYRLLPEASYIAGSYATGYGEGLIKAALRTDGGEVETVAHYKAASKFMPEVDFILDIGGQDMKCIKIRGGAIDSLMLNEACSAGCGSFLESFASALELGIAEFAEAALESSKPVNLGSRCTVFMNSKVKQVQKEGASLADLSAGLAYSVIKNALQKVIKIRNAEDLGRNIIVQGGTFYNEAVLRAFELLTGRTVVRPDIAGVMGAYGCALLAKEQAVPGEVSTLLGPAELDAFTYEVSPGRCRLCANNCALTISRFPDKSFHVTGNRCERGAGGKKAKNTLPNLMQYKYERFFDYEGLPEEQAERGVVGIPRTMNMFENYPFWHTFFTKLRYRTVLSQKSSKKLYESGMDTIPSESICYPAKMAHGHVQSLVGQGVDFIFYPAVVYEKKEDDAATNHFNCPVVASYPEVIRNNMDSLKEKGVPLVSPFLTFDDISALIKGLTKTFTGIPREEIAAAVQAGLAEAENAKRDVRTKGEETLVFLSETGTKGILLCGHPYHADPEINHGIADMITGMGLAVLTEDSVCHLDRSEGDVAVVNQWTYHARMYRAARLASARTDLELVQLTSFGCGIDAITCDAVQEIMERHNKVYTLIKIDEISNLGAARIRLRSLLAAMREREKSEVQPQLLYKTQANITFTKEMKDTYTILSPQMSPVHFELFERVFRDAGYRLKILETTGPQQTEEGLRFVNNDACYPAIVTIGQILSALKGGDYDLNRTAVIMSQTGGGCRATNYISLLRKALKDSGLGHIPVISLNASGMENQPGFKISLKLANRLVAAACYGDLMMRLLHRFRPYEQIPGSAESLYRKGMERCKSSLSTFSFRDYKRLVREIVAEFSRLPVHDYEKPKVGIVGEILIKFHPDANNRIIDMIEAEGGEAVMPDFLDFIFYCIYNPIYKAEQFGKSKKLGYINPMLISYLEIYRRPVKVALEEAGLAKSRENIYGLAEKASRLVSVGNQMGEGWFLTAEMMDLLDNGVNNIVCIQPFACLPNHITGRGTIKGLKELYPGANIAAIDYDAGVSVVNQANRIKLMMSIASELVSSRKTKQTSSRVSKPVKLETFSGSV from the coding sequence TTTATCAGGATTATGTGAGACATTTCAGTGATATAAAAAAAGCCGCGCTTTCCCTTCTGTCCGATGTCCGGGACATGTTCCCGGACAGGAAGGCGGCACTCGCTGTAAGCGGTTCCTCGGGCATGTCCTTATCCAAGCTGGGCGGCATTCCCTTTGTCCAGGAGGTTATTGCCTGCACCAAAGCGATCAGCGAGCTGATCCCGCAGTGCGATACGGCAATTGAACTTGGCGGGGAAGATGCCAAGATTATTTATTTGAACGGCGGGATCGAACAGCGGATGAATACCGCCTGTGCAGGCGGTACAGGGGCATTCATCGACCAGATGGCTGCGCTGCTGCAGACTGACCCTGCCGGCCTGAACCTGCTCGCCGGGAAGCATGAGCGGATCTATCCGATTGCGTCCCGCTGCGGGGTGTTTGCCAAAAGCGATGTGCAGCCGCTGCTTAATGAAGGGGCGCGGCGTGAGGATATCGCCGCTTCGATCTTCCAAAGCATCGTGAACCAGACGATAAGCGGTCTGGCCTGCGGGCGTCCGATCCGCGGCCGGGTGGCTTTTTTGGGCGGTCCGCTTACCTTCCTTCCTGTACTGCGTGAGCTGTTTGCGAAGACGCTCGGCCTTAAGGAAGGAGAGGTGCTGTTTCCGGAGCGCTCCCAGTATTTCGTCGCGATCGGCTCGGCGCTTTCACAGGCAGAGCCGCTTGTGCTGCCGCTGAATGACTGGATTTCCCGGATTGCCGCAGTTGATTTCAAGGCGGACCGGGCCGAGGATGCCGATCTTCCGCCTTTGTTCGAGACGGATGCCGATCTGGCGGAGTTTAGGCAGCGCCACGGCAAGGCTGCAGTTAAACGGGCCGATCTGGCCGATTACAGCGGCCCTTGCTATCTGGGGATTGATGCCGGATCAACGACGACGAAGCTCGTCATTACCGGCGCTGACGATCAGATTCTGTACACCTCTTACGGAAGCAACAAAGGCAATCCGCTGCAGTCGGTCAGCGATGCCCTGCAGGAAATCTACCGGCTGCTCCCGGAGGCTAGTTATATTGCTGGTTCTTACGCCACCGGTTACGGCGAAGGCCTGATCAAGGCTGCACTGCGCACAGACGGCGGGGAAGTAGAGACGGTAGCGCATTACAAGGCAGCGTCCAAGTTTATGCCGGAGGTCGACTTTATTCTTGATATCGGCGGCCAGGATATGAAGTGCATCAAGATCCGCGGCGGCGCAATCGACAGCCTGATGCTGAATGAAGCCTGCTCGGCAGGCTGCGGCTCTTTCCTGGAGAGCTTTGCTTCCGCTCTGGAGCTGGGCATCGCCGAATTTGCCGAGGCTGCGCTGGAATCCAGCAAGCCGGTCAACCTTGGCTCACGCTGCACCGTATTCATGAATTCCAAGGTGAAGCAGGTACAGAAGGAAGGGGCTTCGCTGGCAGACCTTTCCGCCGGGCTGGCCTACTCTGTTATTAAGAATGCCCTGCAAAAGGTAATAAAAATCCGCAACGCCGAGGACCTGGGCCGTAATATTATCGTGCAGGGCGGCACCTTCTATAATGAAGCCGTGCTGCGGGCGTTCGAGCTGCTGACCGGCAGAACGGTGGTCCGGCCGGACATTGCCGGCGTGATGGGTGCTTACGGCTGCGCCCTGCTGGCCAAAGAACAGGCTGTTCCCGGAGAAGTGAGCACGCTGCTCGGTCCAGCCGAGCTGGACGCCTTCACCTACGAGGTTTCTCCGGGCCGCTGCAGACTCTGCGCCAACAACTGCGCGCTGACGATCAGCCGCTTCCCGGACAAGAGCTTCCATGTGACCGGCAACCGCTGCGAGCGCGGGGCCGGGGGCAAGAAAGCCAAGAATACACTGCCTAATCTGATGCAGTATAAATATGAGCGCTTCTTTGATTATGAAGGACTGCCTGAAGAACAGGCGGAGCGCGGAGTCGTCGGCATCCCGCGGACCATGAATATGTTCGAGAACTATCCGTTCTGGCATACCTTTTTTACCAAGCTGCGTTACCGCACGGTGCTTTCCCAAAAATCCAGCAAAAAGCTTTATGAAAGCGGGATGGATACCATCCCGTCCGAATCGATCTGCTATCCGGCCAAGATGGCTCACGGGCATGTACAGAGTCTGGTCGGCCAAGGCGTGGACTTTATCTTTTATCCGGCGGTTGTCTACGAGAAGAAAGAGGATGACGCGGCGACGAATCATTTCAACTGTCCGGTGGTTGCCTCCTATCCCGAGGTCATCCGTAACAATATGGACAGCCTGAAGGAAAAGGGGGTTCCGCTCGTCAGCCCCTTCCTGACCTTTGACGATATTTCTGCCCTGATCAAAGGACTGACGAAGACCTTTACCGGTATTCCGCGTGAAGAGATTGCAGCAGCCGTACAAGCGGGGCTGGCCGAAGCGGAGAACGCCAAAAGGGATGTGCGCACCAAAGGTGAGGAGACCCTGGTCTTCCTCAGCGAGACGGGCACCAAAGGCATTCTCCTGTGCGGGCATCCGTATCACGCTGATCCGGAGATTAACCATGGCATCGCCGATATGATCACCGGTATGGGGCTCGCTGTGCTGACTGAGGATTCGGTCTGCCATCTGGACCGCAGCGAAGGTGACGTGGCGGTGGTTAATCAATGGACCTATCATGCCCGGATGTACCGCGCCGCCCGGCTGGCCTCGGCCCGGACCGATCTTGAGCTGGTCCAGCTGACCTCCTTTGGCTGCGGTATCGATGCGATCACCTGCGATGCCGTGCAGGAGATTATGGAGCGGCACAACAAGGTGTATACGCTGATCAAGATTGATGAGATCAGCAACCTGGGGGCAGCCCGCATCCGGCTCCGTTCGCTGCTGGCGGCGATGCGCGAACGTGAGAAGAGCGAAGTACAGCCGCAGCTGCTGTACAAAACCCAGGCCAATATTACCTTCACCAAAGAAATGAAGGATACGTATACCATTTTGTCGCCGCAAATGTCACCCGTGCACTTCGAACTGTTTGAACGGGTCTTCCGCGATGCCGGATACCGGCTCAAGATCCTGGAGACTACCGGGCCGCAGCAGACAGAGGAAGGGCTCAGGTTTGTTAACAATGATGCCTGTTACCCGGCAATCGTGACCATCGGGCAGATCCTGTCAGCGCTTAAAGGCGGAGACTATGACCTGAACCGTACGGCGGTTATCATGTCACAGACAGGCGGCGGCTGCCGGGCAACGAATTATATCTCGCTGCTGCGCAAGGCGCTGAAGGACTCGGGGCTGGGCCATATTCCGGTCATCTCGCTGAATGCCTCGGGGATGGAGAACCAGCCGGGGTTCAAGATCAGCCTCAAGCTGGCTAACCGGCTGGTTGCTGCAGCCTGTTACGGCGATCTGATGATGCGGCTGCTGCACCGGTTCCGCCCGTATGAGCAGATTCCGGGCAGCGCCGAATCGCTTTACCGCAAAGGCATGGAACGCTGCAAGAGCAGCCTGTCGACCTTCTCCTTCCGGGACTACAAGCGGCTGGTCCGGGAGATCGTCGCTGAGTTCAGCCGCCTGCCGGTGCATGATTACGAGAAGCCGAAGGTGGGCATTGTCGGTGAGATTCTGATCAAGTTCCATCCGGACGCCAACAACCGGATCATTGATATGATTGAAGCGGAGGGCGGCGAAGCGGTAATGCCGGACTTTCTGGACTTTATTTTCTACTGCATCTACAATCCGATTTACAAGGCGGAGCAGTTCGGCAAAAGCAAAAAGCTGGGCTACATTAACCCGATGCTGATTTCTTATCTGGAGATTTACCGCAGACCGGTAAAAGTGGCGCTCGAGGAAGCGGGCCTGGCGAAAAGCCGCGAGAATATTTACGGGCTGGCCGAAAAGGCAAGCCGGCTTGTCTCAGTCGGCAACCAGATGGGTGAAGGCTGGTTCCTGACCGCAGAGATGATGGATCTGCTGGATAACGGGGTGAACAATATCGTCTGCATTCAGCCGTTTGCCTGCCTGCCGAATCATATTACCGGCCGCGGCACCATCAAGGGGCTGAAGGAGCTGTATCCGGGGGCTAATATTGCAGCGATTGATTATGATGCCGGCGTCAGCGTAGTGAACCAGGCCAACCGGATAAAGCTGATGATGTCCATAGCAAGCGAGCTGGTCAGCAGCAGAAAGACTAAGCAGACATCCAGCCGTGTGAGCAAGCCGGTTAAGCTGGAGACGTTTAGCGGAAGCGTTTAG
- a CDS encoding DinB family protein: protein MNHKALTEMLTRADQHSEAVALFLDQHRWLYASEAEASGQPTYEDNIVCGLTVQTFRAYPVQTSGSRNSIAWHLWHAARIEDITMNILVSGREQVLHSEGHAEKLHTRFIHSGNGMDEAEMAELSAALSFEALRVYRLAVAGRTRSIISGLSAAELKAKVTVSRLRQVSDQGAVKASEQWLLDYWGGKTAAGLILMPATRHNFLHLNKTMQVKQKLQKQPVSR from the coding sequence GTGAATCACAAGGCACTGACGGAAATGCTCACCCGGGCTGATCAGCACTCTGAGGCTGTAGCCTTGTTTCTGGATCAGCACCGCTGGCTGTATGCCTCGGAAGCAGAGGCTTCCGGACAACCGACTTATGAGGATAATATTGTGTGCGGCCTCACAGTGCAGACTTTCCGCGCTTATCCGGTACAAACATCAGGCAGCAGGAACTCCATCGCCTGGCATCTCTGGCACGCAGCGCGGATCGAAGACATTACGATGAATATTCTGGTCTCGGGCCGGGAACAAGTGCTGCACAGCGAAGGGCATGCGGAGAAACTGCATACGCGGTTTATACATTCGGGCAATGGGATGGATGAGGCAGAGATGGCTGAGCTTAGTGCAGCTCTGTCTTTCGAGGCATTAAGGGTCTATAGGCTGGCTGTTGCCGGGCGGACCCGCTCCATTATTTCCGGGCTAAGCGCCGCAGAGCTAAAAGCTAAAGTAACTGTATCGCGGCTCAGACAGGTTAGTGATCAGGGAGCGGTCAAAGCTTCCGAGCAGTGGCTGCTTGATTACTGGGGCGGCAAAACCGCAGCCGGTCTTATCCTGATGCCGGCCACAAGACACAACTTCCTGCATCTGAATAAGACGATGCAGGTAAAGCAGAAGTTGCAGAAGCAGCCGGTTTCCCGGTAG